AAGCTGATCtttcaaacatatatatatatatatatatatgctgggtGCACTCACTCATAAAGgccttaaaaagatttttttttttataaataaataaataaaattaaaaacaatgtAATATTCTCTTTTATTACTCAagacacaaaggaaaagaaaaacatttaaTGTAGTCCACAaagaacacattttttttcaaaatcttaaAATACTGGTCTTGTATTTGGGGTTACCATTCTCTCCAAAcaccaaggaaaagaaaaaagataagccAGTGCAAGGTGAACACCTGTTCAATAttacctttctgtttttttgctgCAGTGAAGAAATCACACCGAATACCTCCTGTTAAGGTAACAGTTTCCATCCATCCAAACCAGATGAATGCAGAGCCGTGTGAAGTTTTGCTCTGGTGTATCTGCAAGTCCCATTACTTCTGAATGGGCACAGGCAAaagtgtataaaaaaacaaaaacaaaaaaaacccaacatctgACTGATTAATTACAGGTCAAATATTTCTATACTCTCTTCTTTATGCCATCTTCTTGACTTGAATCACAGCAATTCAATAAAGACAAATTTGAAAACAGATATGACCCTTGTCCAGtatgaatattgtgtgtgtgagtgcaaatattatttttatattGCTGGAGTGATGGAAGCAATTCACCAAAAGTCATACACTCAAACAGAAGCACAAAATATACATATTGCTACTGTCATTTCTGCCTAGAGATGATGTGCTGTTTAATTCAAGTGAACACAAACAAAACGTTGGTGATTGTAAGACTCATCACTCACCATTCAGGTTCAACTTCAAgattaatcatttacatttccGAAAATCAAAGAACTTTGCTTCAACCTTTACTTTTAACCACTTTGCATCTGACAACCAAAATTGTAATGTTGAAGGAAACCTACCAGTAAAACTTCACAAAGAACCTCAacacattcaccatcatcatcgatcaTGACTATTATCATGGTCACTTTGACACCGTGATTTCTGTTTACACCGGGCAAGAAAGCTTAACATCAGCTAGAATCACAGAAAATAATCTGGACAGAGACtggttaaaaaatattttaaaaagctGAGCTCTCAGAAAAAAATAGGACTGCTTTCTGCATGTACCGACGCATGAATTGAAATAATAAAACCTACTGCAGAATCTGTTCAACTTGAACTGTGATCAgaagtgaacacacacatgataatgtcTAAAATTAGTAGTAAGATCCTCTTGACTTGAATTATACCCTGACTATCAgtccacggaacacacacacacacactctctctctctctctctcacagtctcttttGTATAGTAATACAGACACAATATATGAGCAACATCAGCCAGAATCACAAAAAAGGGGCTTGACAAGACCCATTCAAACAAATtgacatttaactctctccatatgaacggagaaagagacgatgttaacagcatttcaccccaatcaccatcatcaaaatattgcaagcagaaggctcttatactgaagaggtgaatgttgacaaagaataccacaattctgacgacggaagctaaaggttgggtcattcagacacccactggacatccgaggggtctgtgtagaggagaagagaggactggccgtactgagtgagttaaatacacacaacacaaagcacattGTTTcctaactcattctaccccacagctgcaagcctgctacaactcccctcgATCAGCacaacatgagaccactgcagaaaaaaacagggtggttcattAAAACAGCGAAAATAGATGAAAAATAGTTCATTGTTGTTGGTCATACTTCCGGAATCCATAAACGGTCCCATGCAAGAATGAACGGAATTAGAAGTGTGCTGGTATGAGAacactcgtacctggtccacaagggaagtaatcatggtgcGAGTTAACTCATAACGAGTAGAATGAGTTTAAAGTCTGTCAGATACATGCATAAAAATCACTAACACAAATTACACAGATTTAAAGAAACCAAAGGCAGTGCTTTCACTTATTCAAGAAAACTATCCTTATCACTTTAAACATAATCATTCAGATGGTCCAGTACTTGATTACTACCAGGCAGGAGCATTTATAACCCCctcattaaaagtagagaagtactaCCATATTTCTCTAtatattcacagcagaactttTGGCCATATTAATGAGTCAAAATCATTTAATGAATCCCCCCATTACTTATTTCTGGTACTGATTCTAAATCTATGTTAAAGGGTTAAAACCATTTGATTtgaaaacaaagagaacatgTAATTCAAGTGTGTTATAGGATTCATTTTCTGACCATTCGTGGTACATGTACTTAGATTAATTTTTGTTGGATCCCCTCTCACGAAGGCTTttggaaatgagcgggtggatcacATATAATTATACTtatagtgcttttttttttctttaaagatgcAATGAATATTCACAACACTTCAGAAATTCATATGCCATTTTCATAACAAAATAGTTATTCTTCAAGTTCAATGGAGAAAacctgctggaaccatgtcaataaactgaaaCTGGGAGCTGACCCTATAGAGATAATGCTGTCACTCGTGTAAAATTGTTAAtaataatgtgttgttgttttttcacaaacgAAAGGACATCATTATAACAGAAAGCTCAACAGCCTAACATACAGACTCCAACTAGATGCTTTAAGCATAAAAACAAAATCTACCCCCAAAAGTGACATGTTTATGTGGTGATAAAATTACATCCATGCATATCATTTATGAAATACATGTATGTGAACCAGCAGAAAATATTTTTACCTCATTCATTTACAAATTCTGCAGTTTCTATTGAAAATGTTTTACATGACACCCAACCTatttttgaaatagttcagagttttaCAAGGAGCTGTTTTTCTTGAGTTTATTTTGTTTACTTATACATGTTAGGTTAGTGCTGCTAAGACTGCACAACAAATTATATAAGTTATAACCCCTAAGTTGACTAAAAGAAATTGTACCGTTTGTAGTGATTGTAGTCTGATAAAAACTGGAACGGGTTCACACGAAAGCAGCGGTCATATATTGCAATGTTTAACACAGCGAGTATGAATATGGTGAAACCAAAAATATGAAAGCACCAGATTGTGTACCGGTAATTGAAAAACATAATGCCCCCCTGCGCCTGTAATATTATGTAAagggacaaatggagtccagacagagtgcttttgtgtaagccacgtttattccgccaagttcagattaaccggagttatttcccttagctcgtctcaatacacaaagcactacaaacgcatgcatcaTACTACAACTCCCCTTTTTTGTGTGGGGTACTGTTCATTTCCATCTAGATGCACAAAGAACTAAAAATGAATTTAAAGCAGATCATGCAGTATGCACTACGAGTCTCACTGAGCTTCTTTTGTGAGAGTCTGttcacttctctcctcttcccccgtCTACTGATTCGTAACAATGTTAATCAATTCAGTATAGTTTCCTTCCAAAGAAATAAGAAAATTATGGCTTGTGGGCGGATACATGTCATGGGATATGCTTTGAAACTTTTGGTGACAACAGAATTTTGtggtgaaaaggagaaaaaaaagaaaaaaagtcgtgaaaaacaaacacaatacgttAAACATATTTGTGTGGGTTTTGAGTTTGGTACCAGTGTACGTTTGATGATGACATATGACTAGATCAGCGGTTACTGGTAAGTGTTTAGAAGCAATGTAAACTTTTAGTGACAACAGAATTTTGtggtgaaaaggagaaaaaaaaaaaaaaaagtcgtgaaaaccaaacacaataCGTTAAACATATTTGTGTGGGTTTTGAGTTTGGTACCAGTGTACGTTTGATGATGACATATGACTAGATCAGCGGTTACTGGTAAGTGTTTAGAAGCaatgtacatgtgcacacacaagaaTATATATGTCCATGTTGCACTGTGTTTCACACTTTGGTATGATTATGGGGTGAAGTAAGTTTGTTGTGCTGGTGAAGTTTTCAACCTAATATTTTGTTTTCCCCAAGACAGGTGAGCCATAGGGGCCTTTCTCAGACCTGTATGGAAGCACATTTGCacttcctacactttgttttccCAGTACAGATAAGCCCTAAGGGCCTTTCTCAGATCTGCTGGGTACACTTTCACAGATTCAGCTTCGCCGGTTTGTTGACTGGTCTGCCTGATCTGGTACGGAGTTGAcctggtgtgttgttgacagctgaTCCTGGGGCCGTGGGTGTTGCTCTGGGCGTGGCCATCTGTATGGGTGGCTGCTGTCTGGGTGGTGAGGGGATCtgttgaggtggtgatggtggtggaagagaaccCGAAGACGTGGCATTCCCTGCGGCAGTGGTTGTCTGCAGTGTTGGATGGGCTTCACCAGGCATGGCCACTAGGTGTGACCTGTTACGGCGGATTGTGCCCTGCGTTGTTGCCACGATGAAGGAGCGTGGATTGTGGTGTTCTGCTACAACCTGTCCGGTTTTGTTCATGTCTTTAATGAACACAGATTCTCCTGTTTTGAGCGGAGGTGCCTATTGTGCAGCATGGTGTTTGTTGAAGAGTGTTCGTTGTTTTGATTTCATGCCTCACGTTGAAGTAACCATTGAAAGCCTGCAGCAAGTCTTTAAATTCAATTGTCCTCGTTTACACGTAGGATGGCAAGAATGTCGTCAGCACTTTCTCCCATGGTGTACAGAAAGGTGCTCACCTGTTCACGTCGTGATCTGTTCATCAGTCCGGACGCCGTCCAGTATCTTTCGAAACGCTGGCGCCATTTCAGCCAGTTCGCTGGCGTGCCGTCAAACGGTTTGGGAGTGGGGAGACTGAGGGGTCGATGACCATTGTTGTCACTTGCCTGCTGGTTTTCTGCCATGTTTTGGGGGTCGATGAGACTGCTGCCACCATGTACTATTATGTAAAGGGACAAATGGAGTCTAGACAGagtgcttctgtgtaagccacgtttattccgCCAAGTTCAGATTAActggagttatttcccttagctcgtctcaatacacaaagcactacaaacgcatgcatcaTACTACAGCGCCAACAAAGAATAACGTCTTACAGAAAAATAACCAAAGGAGAAAAtcgggaaaaaaacagaagactgAAAAGAAACAAGACATAATTGTTTTCACCCGTTCATGTGATAATCTGTCGCCATGATCTTTTATCAAAAAAAGtatccacgaaaaaaaaaaataaaaagttcccATCAGTCgatcaaggcagtgaattcactttGCATAGGAAGTTGGGTCCTGATCCTCTCCTTTTAACCTTCCGCTGACcaaagccaggtacccattcacacctgggtggagtaacatgcctttcccaagcacacaacatgccaaaacagggcctcCACTCCttatcactggatcagaagtccaacgccaaaccGACACCAGGGTGCCATGGCACTGCCTCGTCGGGCATTTGAAATAACCCAGCGTCTACAAGTACAACACAGGTTTGTCATATTCAGCTGCTTTCATGTGTAATTAACACCTGACCGATTCTGTTATGGCACCTCCTGAGACTGAAGATAAACCCCACTGCCTATTCCATTCCATCCTGCCTCAGAGGGTGAACATGACCACTGAAAACTGCCATGGCAAAAATACACCACTGCTCTGATACATCAGCCAAGACTATTATGTACATccatatgtctgtatgtgtgagaatgtgtgtgcttgtctgcatACACACCTTCACAAATGCGTGTTTGTAAAGACTGGTCATGTGCAACTTCAAGGATTTATTCCATAATTATAATAGTTTGAAAAATCTCAATCAAAACTTTTTACATGGAGTAAAATGTTAATTAAAAGAATTAATAAAACCATAACCACCAAGTTATGTAAATCCCACTGAACAGAAGACGACATTATCATTGCTGTTTGTAGTACCAGTATGGCTGGAACACAGGAAAGTGTCACAAAGACATTCAAGGTGAATGCACTGTGGTGCCCAATTCACATGTCTAAGATTAAAATGGGTCCATTTTTAGCCTGCACATTTATTTTGCTTTAGAACTTGTAGTATCTGCCTTTCTCACAAAGACATTCAAGGTGAATGCACTGTGAAGCCCAATTTACATGTCAAAGAGTAAGATTAAAATGGAGTCCATTTTCAGCCTGCACATTTATTCTGCTTCAGAATTTGTAGTATAtgcctttctttccattttcccccctttcttcctatctccctctttctttctttcaccaatttgtttcctttttatttcttgaaGAACATGTGCTAGAACTAATTTAGACTAGATGTGTGTCTCTGGAGAATTTGTTCATTTTCACTACACAGGGTTTTGTCTGTCAAAGTTCAAGCTGTCTTTTGGGCCAAAAGAATGTGCTGACCACTACAACGCAAACTTTCTAAACTTACTTATAACTAATTCAGGTAATAATCTTATTTACATTCTATTTTAATGTTTTCCCATGCCAAACAGCTAATGTATGTACCTGCAATtcgacaataaaccagtcttgaaTCTGAATTTGAATACCTGCCGTCTCTACCCTATGCTTAGTCTATGACTTCATCTGGGTCCTGCAGAACCCTCCTCAACCTGTTTAGCCATCTACGTAGCCAATAAACACTGTAGAATCCCCCTCAATCTGTTCAGGCAACGAACATTGCAGAACACCCCTCAATCTATTTAGCCAACGAACATTGCAGAATGCCCCTCAACTTGTTCAGCCAATGAACATTGCAGAACCCTCCTCAACCTGTTCAGGCAACGAACATTGCAGAACGCCCCTCAATCTATTTAGCCAACAAACATTGCAGAATGCCCCTCAACTTGTTCAGCCAATGAACATTGCAGAACCCTCCTCAACCTGTTCAGCCAATGAACATTGCAGAACCCTCCTCAACCTGTTCAGCCAATGAACATTGCAGAATGCCCCTCAACTTGTTCAGCCAATGAATATTGCAGAACCCTCCTCAACCTGTTCAGCCAATGAACATTGCAGAATGCCCCTCAACTTGTTCAGCCAATGAATATTGCAGAACCTTCCTCAACCTGTTCAGCCAGTGAACATTGCAGAATGCCCCTCAGTCTATTTAGCCAATAAACATTGCAGAATGCCCCTCAGTCTATTTAGCCAATGAACATTGCAGAATGCCCCTCAACTTGTTCAGGCAACAAACATTGCAGAACGCCCTTCAAGCTGTTCAGCCAATGAACATTGCAGAATCCTCGACCTGCTCAGCCAATGAACATTGCAGAATTGTCCTTAACCTGTTCAGCCAACGGACATTCCAGAACCCTCCTCAACCTGTTTAGCCGAAGAACATTGCAGAAATCCCCTCAATGTATTCAGCAAATGGATTTCAGAACCCACCTCAATCTGTTTAGCCTATGAACATCGCAAAATAACCCCCCTCAATCAGTtcagcaaccccccacccctcctctcccgaTCTCTTCAGCCAATGAACATTGCAGAATCCCCCTCAAATGGTTCagccaaacaccccaccccccgatctgTTCAGCAAACATAAGAACACAATCAGTCCTGTCCCAGTACACTCACCATGTTGGTGTCAGAGCTGTGTGACGGAGAGCCCATGATGGTGTCGTCATCGATTTCCACAATGGACACGTGGTTGGACACGTCCAGAACACAACAGTCATCATCCCCCATGTAAATCAGGCTTTCGCCCTCCGCCTCTTCCCGCCCCATATACATCACGCTCTCATCCATCTCTCCGTCTGATTCGTCACTCAGTGTGGTCGCCTCTGTCTGCCACTGGGCGTCTACCTGCTCCACTTTGGGTGCAGACACTGCCTGCAACTGCTGCAGGGTCTCCTGAGACTGGGGCACCATGGCCCAGGCACAGCTGGGACGACTCTTCATTTTCTTCGGCACCATCATCTCCAGCAACGAGCTCTCCCCACCAGGTTTCTCGTCCGTATCACACGTGTTCGACTGCTCCTGTGGTTGTGGGCTCAGGGCTGAAGAATAGCTGGGACAAGTTTTCAATTTCTTAGAGGAGTTCATCTCCAGCACTGAGCTCTCCCCAAGTTTCTGGTCGGTCTCACACGTCTTGACCTGCTCCTGTGGTGGGGTCATGGCTGAAGCACAGCTGGGACGACTTTTCATTTTCTGTAAGGGAATCGGTTCCAGCTTGTGGTCTTCACTCGTCCAACGGTTCTCAACAGTGGCGGAATTTGAACTCATGAGCTGTTGAGGAGGGACCATGGCCCAGTCACAGCTGGGACGAGTTTTCCATTTCTTGGGGGCATTCGTCTCCAGGGATGAACTTTCCTCACCATGTTTCTCATCGGTCTCACTTGTCTTGATCTCGACCTGTGGTGGGAGCATGGCCGAATCGCAGCTAGGACGACTCTTCACTTTCTGGGGGGGAATCTCTGGTGCTGTGCTCTGACCCCCAGCACTCTGATCAGTCAGCTCCCTGCCACACTGGATGTCCATGTTGTATAGGTCGTGAGTCATCTCCGAGCAAACCTCACGCGGTTCAGCCACAGACTCGACGACCTTCATCGGACTGCCCACACTTTCCGCCGGTCTCTGCTGCGCCACCATGTTGCCCACATCACCTAAAGGTGCCCGAGGCTGGAGGCTGGTGTCCTTCATCTCGCCATCTTCCTGCTTGATGGCAGTGATGGGCGTGTAGGAGGGGATGTGGGGTCGGTAGTACAGCAACAGTTCCTCCACAGCATCGGGCCTGGGCACGTACCTGTTCATTATGCGGAAATGGCCTGTAGGGGTAAGGTTCAGGGTGGACCGCCCTTCCCGCGACACGATAGTCCCTGCACACAATGCCAAACACCGCCATGatggcaagcaagcaagc
The sequence above is drawn from the Babylonia areolata isolate BAREFJ2019XMU chromosome 26, ASM4173473v1, whole genome shotgun sequence genome and encodes:
- the LOC143300667 gene encoding uncharacterized protein LOC143300667; this translates as MPVGQFVSFSVCVDNLLLPEYTISHKNYTEISLKGPSSYIIEEDDQKYPVVPFSLHIKRHCKEVVWIKVYLDGQVVRNKPLRTNKFELSGVKVGSEIRELLFSLPKIKEDQETMNPLGELASTIKLEVFHVNYVGQKKAPVFKTVAAASGSISQDRKLQHLTKRDIASGRRDQFGTIVSREGRSTLNLTPTGHFRIMNRYVPRPDAVEELLLYYRPHIPSYTPITAIKQEDGEMKDTSLQPRAPLGDVGNMVAQQRPAESVGSPMKVVESVAEPREVCSEMTHDLYNMDIQCGRELTDQSAGGQSTAPEIPPQKVKSRPSCDSAMLPPQVEIKTSETDEKHGEESSSLETNAPKKWKTRPSCDWAMVPPQQLMSSNSATVENRWTSEDHKLEPIPLQKMKSRPSCASAMTPPQEQVKTCETDQKLGESSVLEMNSSKKLKTCPSYSSALSPQPQEQSNTCDTDEKPGGESSLLEMMVPKKMKSRPSCAWAMVPQSQETLQQLQAVSAPKVEQVDAQWQTEATTLSDESDGEMDESVMYMGREEAEGESLIYMGDDDCCVLDVSNHVSIVEIDDDTIMGSPSHSSDTNMVSVLGQD